In Caproiciproducens sp. NJN-50, the following are encoded in one genomic region:
- the sleB gene encoding spore cortex-lytic enzyme, which translates to MNGKVIYLWKVFVIVLVNILLIAVVTHMGSSIQTLSKVGSTGTEVRQIQTRLKNWGYYSGAVDGVYGTQTKNAVIYFQRKNGLTADGVAGPATLSAIGLPSGTSGGGSGGYSSNDVNLLARVISAESRGEPYEGQVAVGAVILNRIQHPSFPNTLAGVIYQPGAFSCLNDGGINAAVSSSAYKAARDAINGWDPSGGAIYYYNPAKATSKWILSRPVLVVIGDHRFCS; encoded by the coding sequence TTGAATGGTAAAGTGATCTATTTATGGAAGGTATTCGTTATCGTTTTAGTCAATATTCTATTGATCGCCGTGGTAACTCACATGGGCAGTTCCATCCAGACCCTTTCCAAAGTCGGTTCCACCGGGACCGAGGTAAGGCAGATTCAGACAAGACTGAAAAACTGGGGATACTACAGCGGCGCGGTCGACGGCGTTTACGGAACACAGACCAAAAACGCAGTGATCTACTTTCAGCGTAAAAACGGACTGACCGCAGATGGCGTCGCCGGTCCCGCAACGCTGAGCGCGATCGGTCTTCCGTCCGGCACTTCCGGCGGGGGATCGGGAGGATACAGCAGCAATGATGTCAATCTGCTTGCCCGGGTAATATCCGCAGAATCCCGCGGCGAACCGTACGAGGGTCAGGTTGCGGTCGGCGCGGTGATCCTCAACCGGATCCAGCACCCCTCCTTTCCGAATACGCTCGCCGGCGTAATTTATCAGCCAGGGGCTTTTTCCTGCCTGAACGACGGCGGAATCAACGCGGCGGTTTCCAGCTCGGCTTACAAGGCGGCGCGGGACGCCATCAACGGCTGGGATCCTTCCGGCGGCGCGATCTATTATTACAATCCCGCAAAAGCAACCAGCAAGTGGATTTTGTCAAGGCCCGTCCTGGTGGTAATCGGCGACCACCGGTTCTGCAGTTGA
- a CDS encoding GNAT family N-acetyltransferase, with amino-acid sequence MALVRFVRETDAEKILDIYRPYIMETAITFEEETPSPEEFRDRILTISEEYPYLVCESDGAVAAYAYASRYQKRASYRWNAELSVYVERSALRRGYGKTLYGALLEMLRLQGVQNVYAIITVPNRNSEKMHESLGFRRLGEYRRTGFKRGGWHDVALFEKSIGSHGSDPAPMTPIRAIDRSVLNEVLSRYSRILETRS; translated from the coding sequence ATGGCGTTGGTCAGGTTTGTCCGTGAGACGGATGCGGAAAAGATTTTGGATATTTATCGTCCTTATATTATGGAAACGGCAATCACGTTCGAGGAAGAAACGCCTTCCCCGGAGGAATTCCGGGATAGGATTCTGACGATATCAGAAGAGTATCCCTACTTGGTTTGTGAGTCAGATGGAGCCGTCGCAGCTTACGCTTACGCAAGCCGGTATCAGAAGCGGGCATCCTATCGCTGGAACGCGGAGCTTTCCGTATATGTGGAACGTTCCGCCCTGAGGCGCGGATACGGAAAAACCCTGTACGGGGCATTGCTCGAAATGCTGCGTTTGCAGGGAGTTCAGAATGTTTACGCGATTATTACGGTGCCGAACCGGAACAGTGAAAAGATGCACGAGTCCTTGGGCTTCCGAAGGCTGGGCGAATATCGCCGCACGGGATTCAAGCGCGGCGGGTGGCACGATGTGGCGCTGTTTGAGAAGAGTATTGGCAGTCATGGGTCGGACCCGGCGCCGATGACGCCGATCCGCGCCATCGACCGCAGTGTGCTGAATGAGGTCCTGTCCCGATACAGCCGTATTCTGGAAACAAGGTCATAA
- a CDS encoding acyl-[acyl-carrier-protein] thioesterase, with the protein MREDLTAEYVRRLTVPVYDVGPDNRMKLGAVLRHVHETSEQHVDLLHIGYEEFLEKTGLVFFLVCNRVKIFRLPSHREKIEVRTHPRGRGGVRFYRDFKFYDESGALLIDAMQVTVLADAATHQLRRPQAFIDLHVFRDVPVDPEEKMVRAITPDDLPLVGERPVYRSDLDSNGHMNNAVYADIVDDFLPDAAGDAVSGLQIDYLGEMSPGDRLRLFARRQGGEALVRGENSAGLSFEARILFK; encoded by the coding sequence ATGAGGGAGGACCTGACTGCCGAGTATGTGCGCCGCCTGACCGTCCCGGTTTATGATGTCGGCCCGGATAACCGGATGAAGCTCGGCGCGGTTCTGCGGCACGTGCACGAGACCAGCGAGCAGCATGTGGACCTGCTGCATATCGGATATGAAGAATTTCTGGAAAAGACCGGGCTGGTGTTTTTTCTGGTATGCAACCGGGTGAAAATTTTCCGCCTGCCGTCCCATCGGGAAAAAATCGAAGTGCGCACCCATCCGCGGGGGCGCGGCGGCGTACGGTTTTACCGCGACTTTAAATTTTATGACGAAAGCGGCGCGCTTTTGATCGACGCGATGCAGGTGACGGTGCTGGCCGACGCGGCCACGCACCAGCTCCGGCGTCCGCAGGCGTTTATTGATCTTCACGTTTTCCGCGATGTGCCGGTTGATCCGGAGGAAAAAATGGTCCGCGCCATAACGCCGGACGATCTTCCGCTGGTCGGCGAGCGCCCCGTTTACCGTTCGGATCTGGACTCCAACGGACACATGAACAACGCCGTCTACGCCGATATTGTCGACGACTTCTTACCGGATGCGGCCGGGGACGCGGTGAGCGGCCTGCAGATTGATTATCTGGGCGAGATGTCGCCGGGAGACCGGCTTCGTCTGTTTGCGCGGCGTCAGGGCGGAGAGGCGCTGGTGCGCGGCGAGAATTCGGCCGGCCTGAGCTTTGAAGCGCGCATTTTGTTCAAATAG
- the serS gene encoding serine--tRNA ligase, which translates to MIDIKLIRSNPDFVKAGAKKREYDADQIVDDILKIDSRRREVTGRVETMRAEQNSASKQIPQIKKQGGDASELMAKMKSLSGEIKNCETQLNEIEEKQKELLLSLPNLPDEDVVAGGKENNKPLRYFKEQPKFDFEPKNHVDLCESLHLVDYQRGAKLSGAGSWIYTGMGARLEWALINFFINEHVRDGYQFMLLPHMLKYECGYVAGQFPKFVDEDYWIQNPTTNDKKFLLPTAETALVNLHRDEVLDEDELPKKYIGYTPCYRREAGSYRSEERGMIRGHQFNKVEMVQYTRPEDSDKAFEELVHKAENLVQELGLHYRLSKLAAGDCSFSMARTYDIEVWIPSMGIYKEVSSASNAREYQARRGNVKYRGADKKLHYVHTLNASGLATSRLFPAIVEQYQNADGSVTVPEVLRNYLGTDVIRP; encoded by the coding sequence ATGATTGACATCAAACTGATTCGCAGCAATCCCGATTTTGTCAAGGCCGGGGCAAAGAAAAGGGAATACGACGCGGATCAAATCGTCGACGATATTCTGAAAATCGACAGCCGCCGCCGCGAGGTAACGGGCCGCGTGGAAACCATGCGCGCGGAACAGAATTCAGCCTCCAAGCAGATTCCTCAGATCAAAAAGCAGGGCGGGGACGCTTCCGAACTGATGGCGAAAATGAAGTCTCTTTCCGGCGAGATCAAAAACTGTGAGACTCAATTGAACGAAATCGAGGAAAAGCAAAAGGAGCTTCTGCTCAGCCTGCCGAATCTTCCGGATGAGGACGTGGTCGCGGGAGGCAAGGAGAACAACAAGCCGCTGCGCTATTTCAAAGAGCAGCCGAAGTTCGATTTTGAACCGAAGAACCATGTGGACCTCTGCGAGAGCCTGCACCTTGTCGATTATCAGCGCGGAGCCAAGCTCTCCGGCGCAGGTTCGTGGATCTACACCGGAATGGGCGCGCGGCTGGAATGGGCGCTCATCAATTTCTTTATCAATGAACACGTCCGCGACGGTTACCAGTTCATGCTTCTGCCGCACATGCTGAAGTATGAATGCGGATATGTCGCCGGCCAGTTCCCGAAATTTGTGGACGAGGACTACTGGATTCAGAATCCGACGACAAATGATAAAAAATTTCTGCTGCCCACCGCGGAAACCGCGCTGGTCAATCTCCATAGGGACGAAGTCCTGGACGAAGACGAGCTACCGAAAAAGTATATCGGCTATACACCCTGCTACCGCAGGGAAGCGGGAAGCTACCGTTCGGAAGAGCGCGGTATGATCCGCGGACACCAGTTCAATAAGGTTGAAATGGTCCAGTACACGAGACCGGAGGATTCGGACAAGGCGTTTGAAGAGCTGGTGCACAAGGCGGAGAACCTCGTGCAGGAGTTGGGGCTCCATTACCGCCTGAGCAAGCTTGCGGCGGGCGACTGTTCGTTCTCAATGGCGCGCACCTACGACATCGAGGTCTGGATCCCCTCCATGGGAATTTACAAGGAGGTCAGCTCGGCTTCCAACGCACGCGAGTATCAAGCAAGAAGAGGGAATGTCAAATATCGCGGAGCGGACAAAAAGCTGCATTACGTTCACACGCTGAACGCGTCCGGTCTTGCCACCAGCCGGCTGTTCCCCGCCATTGTGGAGCAGTATCAGAATGCGGACGGCAGCGTTACGGTGCCGGAAGTGCTGAGAAATTATCTGGGAACGGATGTCATCCGGCCATGA
- a CDS encoding ParB/RepB/Spo0J family partition protein, giving the protein MAGKKGGLGKGLDAIFAENDVEGGRTAVLLHLDEIEPNRGQPRRDFDEQSLQELAESIRQHGVLQPLLVRPIFSGGYQIVAGERRWRAARIAELKEVPAVVREMSDSEVMQLALIENLQREDLNPLEEAQGFQSLIDTYGMTQEEVAGTVGKSRPAVANALRLLNLPEEIRAMVQKGVLSAGHARALLSFPSGRLMLEAARAAADGASVREIEKMAQRANRRPNVKKVSPRVKFYEETELALRENLGRKVHVTGTAKKGLLQIEFYGQDDLAELIRKIHDNTIE; this is encoded by the coding sequence ATGGCAGGAAAAAAGGGCGGCCTGGGGAAGGGCCTCGACGCGATCTTCGCGGAAAACGACGTGGAAGGCGGCCGTACGGCCGTGCTTCTGCATCTGGATGAAATAGAGCCGAACCGCGGCCAGCCGAGGCGGGACTTTGACGAGCAGTCCCTGCAGGAACTGGCGGAATCGATCCGGCAGCACGGCGTGCTGCAGCCGCTGCTGGTCAGGCCGATTTTCAGCGGCGGCTATCAGATCGTGGCGGGGGAGCGCCGGTGGCGCGCCGCGCGCATCGCGGAACTGAAGGAAGTCCCGGCCGTCGTGAGGGAAATGAGCGACAGCGAGGTCATGCAGCTTGCGCTGATCGAAAATCTCCAGCGGGAGGATCTGAATCCACTGGAGGAGGCGCAGGGATTCCAGTCGCTGATCGACACCTACGGCATGACGCAGGAGGAAGTGGCCGGCACGGTCGGAAAATCCAGGCCCGCCGTGGCGAACGCGCTGCGGCTGCTGAACCTTCCGGAAGAGATCCGCGCGATGGTGCAAAAAGGGGTCCTCTCCGCGGGGCACGCCCGTGCGCTGCTGAGTTTTCCGAGCGGCAGGCTGATGCTGGAGGCTGCGAGAGCCGCGGCGGACGGGGCTTCCGTAAGGGAGATCGAAAAGATGGCGCAAAGGGCGAACAGACGCCCGAACGTGAAAAAGGTTTCGCCCCGCGTGAAGTTTTACGAGGAGACGGAACTCGCTCTGCGCGAAAATCTGGGCAGAAAAGTACATGTGACCGGAACCGCAAAGAAGGGCCTGCTTCAGATCGAATTTTACGGGCAGGACGACTTGGCCGAGTTAATCCGGAAGATTCATGACAATACTATAGAATAA
- a CDS encoding ParA family protein, translating into MGKIIAVANQKGGVGKTTTAVNLSAAFGLRGKNTLLVDADPQGNSSSGVGIDRRNRKNTVYEVLIGGETAQDVVLKTEFEHLDLLPSSMDLAGAEIELVDLEHRESRLKNALAPVRESYDYILIDCPPSLGMITTNALTAADTLLVPIQCEYYALEGLTQLMNTVRRVKRQYNSRLEIEGVLLTMFDGRLNLTQQVVEEVKKYFPRRVFGTVIPRAVRLSEAPSYGKPIQYFDRSSKGAVCYNALAEEMEGGAR; encoded by the coding sequence TTGGGCAAGATCATTGCGGTTGCCAACCAAAAGGGAGGAGTCGGCAAAACGACCACGGCGGTCAATCTTTCGGCCGCGTTTGGCCTGAGAGGAAAAAATACGCTCCTGGTCGACGCGGATCCGCAGGGAAATTCCTCCAGCGGAGTCGGGATCGACCGCAGAAACCGCAAAAATACCGTATATGAGGTGCTGATCGGCGGAGAAACCGCGCAGGATGTGGTCCTGAAGACGGAGTTCGAGCACCTGGATCTTCTGCCTTCCAGCATGGACCTCGCGGGGGCGGAGATCGAACTGGTCGATCTGGAGCACAGGGAATCCCGCCTGAAAAACGCGCTGGCCCCTGTTCGCGAATCCTACGATTATATCCTGATCGACTGCCCGCCGTCGCTCGGGATGATCACGACAAACGCCCTGACCGCGGCGGATACGCTGCTTGTTCCGATTCAGTGCGAGTATTATGCGCTGGAAGGCCTGACGCAGCTGATGAACACGGTGCGGCGCGTAAAAAGGCAGTACAACAGCCGCCTGGAGATCGAGGGCGTTCTGCTCACCATGTTCGACGGGAGGCTCAACCTCACTCAGCAGGTGGTGGAAGAGGTGAAAAAATATTTTCCCCGCCGTGTGTTCGGCACGGTGATTCCGCGTGCGGTGCGCCTTTCGGAGGCGCCGAGCTACGGCAAGCCGATCCAGTATTTCGACCGTTCGTCAAAGGGAGCGGTTTGCTACAATGCTCTGGCGGAGGAAATGGAAGGCGGCGCGCGCTGA
- a CDS encoding ParB/RepB/Spo0J family partition protein, whose protein sequence is MLFRDKSKVVEISLDLIRPNPAQPRRTFREDELLGLSRSIRENGLLQPLLVRKMENGYELIAGERRLRACRMAGLKTASCLISSCTPDQSAVMAMTENIQRSNLELFEEAEGIRRLIERWNITQEEAAARLGKSQSSIANKLRLLRLTETERQQIVSAGLSERHARALLRLENPMQRGEALETVIEKGYNVRQTEEYIEKLLCGDKNSNQKKTPVIKDVRIFLNTISHAIATMKQSGISAQTLQSETEDYIECVVRIPKSQAYAGGRKPA, encoded by the coding sequence TTGCTTTTCAGAGATAAAAGCAAGGTGGTTGAAATCAGCCTTGATCTGATACGGCCAAACCCCGCGCAGCCTCGGCGGACGTTCCGGGAGGACGAACTGCTCGGCCTGTCCCGGAGCATCCGGGAAAACGGGCTGCTGCAGCCGCTGCTCGTCCGGAAGATGGAAAACGGCTACGAACTGATCGCGGGGGAGCGAAGGCTTCGGGCCTGCCGAATGGCGGGTTTGAAAACGGCGTCCTGCCTGATCAGCAGCTGCACGCCGGATCAAAGCGCCGTTATGGCGATGACGGAAAACATTCAGCGCAGCAATCTTGAGCTTTTTGAAGAAGCCGAGGGAATCCGCAGACTGATTGAACGCTGGAACATCACGCAGGAAGAGGCGGCCGCGCGTTTGGGGAAAAGCCAGTCCTCCATCGCAAACAAACTTCGTTTGCTGCGGCTTACGGAAACGGAACGGCAGCAGATTGTTTCGGCGGGGTTGAGCGAACGGCATGCCCGCGCCCTGCTTCGTCTGGAGAATCCAATGCAGCGCGGAGAGGCGCTGGAAACAGTGATCGAGAAAGGATACAATGTCCGCCAGACGGAGGAATATATAGAAAAGCTGCTTTGCGGCGATAAAAACAGCAATCAGAAAAAAACGCCCGTCATTAAGGACGTACGGATTTTTCTCAACACGATTTCCCATGCGATTGCAACCATGAAGCAGAGCGGAATTAGCGCGCAGACCCTCCAGAGCGAAACGGAGGACTACATCGAATGCGTCGTCAGGATTCCGAAATCCCAGGCCTATGCGGGGGGCAGAAAACCCGCCTGA
- the rsmG gene encoding 16S rRNA (guanine(527)-N(7))-methyltransferase RsmG, producing the protein MKQIGEWLISSAAEYGIPVSPVQAEQFQTYLELLAEWNQKMNLTALKEPEEIAEKHFLDSILILKYLKIPQGAKLIDVGTGAGFPGVPLKILRPDLKLTLMDGLNKRLIFLEELLRTLSLKAELVHLRAEEGGRKPEYRERFDLATARAVARLPVLCEYCLPFLKTEGLFAAMKGPEVKAELGSAEKAISLLGCETVSAVEYTLPGGDGRSLVTIRRKTPTPAVYPRHGSKIAKLPL; encoded by the coding sequence GTGAAACAGATCGGGGAGTGGCTGATCTCTTCGGCGGCGGAATACGGGATTCCGGTCTCGCCGGTACAGGCGGAACAATTTCAGACTTATCTGGAGCTGCTGGCCGAGTGGAATCAGAAAATGAATCTGACGGCCTTAAAAGAGCCGGAGGAGATCGCGGAAAAGCATTTTCTCGACAGCATCTTGATTCTGAAATACCTGAAAATCCCGCAGGGGGCGAAGCTGATCGACGTCGGCACCGGAGCGGGATTTCCCGGCGTGCCGCTGAAAATCCTGAGGCCGGACCTGAAGCTGACCCTGATGGACGGGCTGAACAAGCGCCTGATTTTTCTGGAAGAGCTTCTTCGGACTCTTTCTCTGAAAGCGGAGCTCGTTCACCTGCGCGCGGAGGAAGGCGGGCGAAAGCCGGAATACCGGGAACGGTTCGATCTCGCGACGGCGCGGGCCGTCGCGCGGCTTCCGGTCCTGTGCGAGTACTGCCTCCCGTTTCTGAAAACGGAAGGATTGTTTGCCGCGATGAAGGGACCGGAGGTAAAGGCGGAATTGGGAAGCGCGGAGAAAGCGATTTCGCTGCTGGGGTGCGAAACGGTTTCCGCGGTGGAATACACACTGCCCGGCGGGGACGGGCGCAGCCTGGTGACGATTCGCCGAAAAACTCCGACGCCCGCCGTATACCCGCGTCACGGATCGAAAATCGCAAAATTGCCGCTCTGA